In the genome of Mucisphaera calidilacus, one region contains:
- a CDS encoding efflux RND transporter permease subunit, with the protein MNIIRFGVEKPVPVNLLMTALLLAGIYYGLSLRKEFFPEQDPTEAQVTLPYPGATPEEIEETLAIKVEDALTELDEVKDLTSSLSEGGGGIIVEFREGVNVDDAVDEVEKTIDALQDLPDEAEDITVDLFEPELHVIRVTIFGELDEAVLKRAIHGVRDDLRTLPGMGDIRIEGLRDYEMRIDLEPEALFEHGVSLPEVADRIRNWMLEVPGGTVRAVSGNIRVRTMGVEERDDRIREIPIFTRPDGTLVRLGEIARVTDSFVDSEVTERFNTLPSASLVVYKVNRQDIVRMAEMVRAYVGARKGEDFVSTSVADRLALAGVLGESDRLRAWRLGRDHGSPLPPGAQIQMNSDLARFVEGRLDLLLRNAFYGAMLVFATVLCFLNWRVAIWVGIGLLTALAGTIMLMAWSDITLNLLTMFGLIVVIGILVDDAIVVSENIQARHDRGEPALLAAVRGTRQVAWPVVATVLTSVVAFLPLTFIEGRIGDLLGALPAVVACALLMSLIESLIILPSHLGHSLLKRDERRESHPDVAPSWTEKFEAWRDSLIHDRIIPAYARTLGYALNRRYVSLSVAVAVLSVSMGMFQGGHVAFVFLPADDAETIMANLRMPIGTPVSRTEQVVERLELAIQAQPETKSITSVIGQSTNLDSGSSSDSPHLGQIFIELIPVEDRDLPADDIIANIRNALSDENLGAERLTFERLSGGPGGPDITIRISGKDQHRINEAVNDAKRLLSGFDGVFDIFDNQNLGQLEMRFHVTPSGAALGFDAVNVARQVRGALYGIDAHVFADREEDIDVRVRLDESMRRDLGALERLWVIAPGGQSVPLMEIARVEESLTYASITRVNRNRAVTVTAETAPSLSPELVTSEITEADPATGRSSWDDLRDAYPDLMIEFAGRQEQEADAFRSLPYGFLAAMIMIYVILAWLFSSYIQPLLVLMGVPFAIIGVIWGHWFLDYNMTFLSLIGFVALSGIVVNDSLIYVKFVNQMLERGYDMPDALVEAGRARFRPIALTTITTVLGLTPLLLETSFQARFLIPMAISIAAGLISATFLILLLLPCLLLILEDINNALHWLWYGEPRPRPDYTPVVIPNVDEMGAVAEEEHDIGI; encoded by the coding sequence TTGAACATCATCCGTTTTGGTGTCGAGAAGCCGGTTCCGGTGAACCTTCTGATGACGGCGCTCCTGCTCGCGGGGATTTACTACGGCTTGTCGCTTCGCAAGGAGTTCTTCCCTGAGCAGGACCCGACCGAGGCCCAGGTCACGCTGCCCTATCCCGGCGCGACGCCTGAGGAGATCGAGGAAACCCTGGCGATCAAGGTCGAGGACGCGCTGACCGAGCTGGACGAGGTGAAGGACCTGACTTCGTCACTGAGCGAGGGCGGGGGCGGGATCATCGTCGAGTTCCGCGAGGGGGTGAACGTCGACGACGCGGTGGACGAGGTCGAGAAGACGATCGATGCGCTCCAGGACCTGCCCGACGAGGCGGAGGACATCACGGTTGACCTGTTCGAGCCCGAGCTGCACGTGATCCGTGTGACGATTTTCGGGGAGCTGGACGAGGCGGTGCTCAAGCGTGCGATCCACGGCGTGCGTGACGACCTCCGGACGCTCCCGGGCATGGGTGATATCCGGATCGAGGGTCTGCGTGACTACGAGATGCGTATCGACCTCGAGCCCGAGGCGTTGTTCGAGCACGGCGTGAGCCTGCCGGAGGTCGCGGACCGGATCCGCAACTGGATGCTCGAGGTTCCGGGCGGGACGGTGCGTGCGGTCAGCGGCAACATCCGGGTGCGCACGATGGGCGTCGAGGAGCGTGACGACCGGATCCGGGAGATCCCGATCTTTACGCGTCCCGACGGGACGCTCGTGCGGCTGGGGGAGATTGCGCGGGTGACCGACTCGTTCGTCGATTCCGAGGTCACCGAGCGTTTCAACACGCTGCCCTCCGCGAGCCTGGTGGTCTACAAGGTGAACCGTCAGGACATCGTGCGGATGGCGGAGATGGTCCGGGCCTATGTCGGGGCGCGCAAGGGCGAGGATTTCGTCTCGACCTCGGTGGCGGACCGGCTCGCGTTGGCGGGCGTGCTCGGCGAGTCGGACCGTCTTCGTGCCTGGCGGCTGGGCCGTGACCACGGTTCGCCGCTGCCCCCCGGCGCGCAGATCCAGATGAACTCGGACCTGGCGCGTTTCGTGGAGGGGCGTCTGGACCTGCTGCTGCGCAACGCGTTCTACGGCGCGATGCTGGTGTTCGCGACGGTCCTCTGCTTCCTGAACTGGCGTGTGGCGATCTGGGTGGGCATCGGGCTGCTGACCGCGCTGGCCGGCACGATCATGCTGATGGCTTGGTCGGACATCACGCTCAATCTGCTCACGATGTTCGGCTTGATCGTGGTCATCGGCATCCTGGTGGATGACGCGATCGTGGTCTCCGAGAACATTCAGGCGCGGCACGACCGCGGCGAGCCGGCGTTGCTGGCCGCGGTGCGGGGCACGCGTCAGGTCGCGTGGCCGGTGGTCGCGACGGTGCTGACGAGCGTGGTGGCTTTCCTGCCGCTGACGTTCATCGAGGGGCGCATCGGCGACCTGCTGGGCGCTTTGCCGGCGGTGGTGGCCTGCGCGTTGCTGATGAGCCTGATCGAGTCGCTGATCATCCTGCCGAGTCACCTGGGCCACAGCCTGCTCAAGCGTGACGAGCGACGCGAGAGCCACCCGGACGTCGCGCCCTCGTGGACGGAGAAGTTCGAGGCGTGGCGGGACAGCCTGATCCACGACCGGATCATCCCCGCCTACGCCAGGACATTGGGGTACGCCCTGAACCGCAGGTACGTCTCTCTCTCGGTGGCTGTCGCGGTTCTGTCGGTCTCGATGGGGATGTTCCAGGGCGGCCACGTGGCGTTCGTGTTCCTGCCGGCGGACGACGCGGAGACGATCATGGCCAATCTCCGGATGCCGATCGGCACGCCGGTGAGCCGGACCGAGCAGGTCGTCGAGCGTCTGGAACTGGCGATTCAGGCACAGCCCGAGACCAAGTCGATCACCTCGGTCATCGGTCAGAGCACGAATCTCGACAGCGGGTCGTCGAGTGATTCGCCACACCTCGGGCAGATCTTCATCGAGCTGATTCCCGTCGAGGACCGCGACCTGCCGGCGGACGACATCATCGCGAACATCCGCAACGCGCTGAGCGACGAGAATCTCGGCGCGGAGCGTCTGACCTTCGAGCGTCTGAGCGGCGGGCCGGGCGGCCCGGACATCACGATCCGGATCAGCGGCAAGGATCAGCACCGGATCAACGAGGCGGTCAACGATGCCAAGCGGCTGCTGTCGGGGTTCGATGGCGTGTTCGATATCTTCGACAACCAGAACCTCGGCCAGCTGGAGATGCGTTTTCACGTTACGCCCTCGGGCGCGGCACTGGGTTTCGACGCGGTGAACGTGGCACGGCAGGTGCGTGGCGCGCTGTACGGCATCGACGCGCACGTCTTCGCGGATCGCGAGGAGGACATCGACGTTCGCGTCCGGCTGGACGAGTCGATGCGTCGCGACCTGGGCGCGTTGGAGCGCTTGTGGGTGATCGCGCCGGGCGGGCAGTCGGTGCCGCTGATGGAGATCGCCAGGGTCGAGGAGAGCCTGACGTACGCGTCGATCACGCGTGTGAACCGCAACCGCGCCGTGACGGTGACGGCGGAGACGGCGCCGAGCCTGTCGCCCGAGCTGGTGACGTCGGAGATCACCGAGGCCGACCCGGCGACCGGGCGTTCGAGCTGGGACGACCTGCGGGACGCCTACCCCGACCTGATGATCGAGTTCGCGGGGCGTCAGGAGCAGGAGGCGGACGCGTTTCGGTCGCTGCCTTACGGCTTTCTCGCGGCGATGATTATGATTTATGTGATTCTTGCCTGGCTGTTTTCGAGTTATATCCAGCCGCTGCTGGTGCTGATGGGCGTGCCGTTTGCGATCATCGGCGTGATCTGGGGGCACTGGTTCCTCGACTACAACATGACGTTCCTGAGCCTGATCGGTTTTGTTGCGCTCTCGGGCATCGTGGTCAACGATTCGTTGATCTACGTCAAGTTCGTGAACCAGATGCTCGAGCGTGGCTACGACATGCCCGACGCCCTGGTCGAGGCGGGGCGTGCGCGTTTCCGGCCGATCGCGTTGACGACCATCACGACGGTGCTGGGCCTGACGCCGCTGCTGCTGGAGACCTCGTTCCAGGCGCGGTTCCTGATCCCGATGGCGATCTCGATCGCGGCGGGCCTGATCTCGGCGACGTTCCTGATCCTGCTGCTGCTGCCCTGCCTGCTTCTGATTCTCGAGGACATCAACAACGCGCTTCACTGGCTCTGGTACGGCGAGCCGCGGCCGCGGCCGGATTACACGCCGGTGGTGATCCCCAACGTCGATGAGATGGGTGCGGTCGCAGAGGAAGAGCACGACATCGGGATCTGA
- a CDS encoding XrtA system polysaccharide deacetylase encodes MHARTHPESLSATPRSRREPVRSITIDVEEAWQTEVARKVVPRSSWDHQPSRVVDATQGLLTLLAEHDAPATFFFLGCIARQHPRLVRDVADAGHEIACHGDGHDHLSRLNPISMLADVTRAKKTLEDLAGQPVLGYRAPTWSVTRANPWAIDVLHQAGFLYDASIFPTLHPNYGIPDAPISPFRVASRPDSPTLLAIPPLVWRLGGRNIPVAGGGYFRLLPLQPMLSGLSQARRDHRPAILYFHPWEFDADQPRLPLPLLSRLRMYRGVGSSTRRMARVLSTFAGWTSLAQRLPELSAVARTQRPLVLSTGSSERQVA; translated from the coding sequence GTGCACGCCAGGACACACCCCGAATCGTTATCGGCCACGCCCCGCTCCCGACGCGAGCCGGTGCGCTCCATCACCATCGACGTCGAGGAGGCCTGGCAGACCGAGGTCGCCCGGAAAGTCGTCCCCCGATCGAGCTGGGACCACCAGCCCAGCCGGGTCGTCGACGCCACGCAAGGCCTGCTCACCCTCCTCGCCGAACACGACGCCCCCGCCACCTTCTTCTTCCTGGGATGCATCGCCCGACAACACCCCCGACTCGTGCGCGACGTCGCCGACGCGGGACACGAGATCGCCTGCCATGGCGACGGGCACGACCACCTCAGCCGCCTCAACCCGATTTCCATGCTCGCCGACGTCACCCGCGCCAAAAAGACCCTCGAAGACCTCGCGGGCCAGCCCGTCCTCGGCTACCGCGCCCCCACGTGGTCCGTCACCCGCGCCAACCCCTGGGCCATCGACGTGCTCCACCAGGCCGGCTTCCTCTACGACGCCTCCATCTTCCCGACACTCCACCCGAACTACGGCATCCCCGACGCGCCCATCAGCCCCTTCCGCGTCGCCTCACGGCCCGACAGCCCGACGCTGCTCGCGATCCCGCCCCTCGTCTGGCGGCTCGGCGGACGCAACATCCCCGTCGCCGGAGGCGGCTACTTCCGCCTGCTGCCACTCCAACCCATGCTCAGTGGGCTGTCGCAGGCACGACGCGACCACCGCCCCGCCATCCTCTACTTCCACCCCTGGGAATTCGACGCCGACCAGCCACGTCTCCCGCTGCCCCTGCTCAGCCGCCTGCGCATGTACCGGGGCGTCGGGTCCTCAACACGCCGCATGGCACGCGTCCTGAGCACTTTTGCCGGCTGGACCAGCCTCGCTCAGCGGCTGCCCGAACTCTCCGCCGTTGCGCGCACACAGCGACCGCTGGTCCTGAGCACCGGCTCATCAGAGCGACAGGTCGCCTGA
- the pyk gene encoding pyruvate kinase translates to MSDPSNAILTKILATLGPATNTEETVRRLIEEGVRAFRINFSHGDFDGFDQLLSVIRLTSDKLGIPVGVLGDLCGPKIRLGKLDGGGFDVETGDRVEFTTESIIGHRDSETDVAVLGTNYPPFVQEVDAGQRVLIDDGAVRLLAIDRIDGEDGPRLMCRVTEGGRISNNKGVNLPDSSVSAPSVTDYDRRCLDWAIRRELDYLALSFVRQASDVEDLIALMMDRGRDNVKRFSTTRLPVIAKIETPQAIRDLDRIVEVSDGIMVARGDLGVEMDLPRVPVIQKRIIETCHRLGKPVIVATQMLQSMIEHATPTRAEVSDVANAICDGADAVMLSGETAIGRFPVQAVYIMKHTASITERFVAELPEAYGLRDTNLRGSKYRTASLARAVKVIVEDINPRCVVMWSELGGGARYLAHSRLPVPIIAISSNLQALRQMTLLHGVLPMHMDRPEGTSEFVDAVDKLFMARGWGQQGDPIVFVKGQPIGVPGVTNQLQVHYLGDACRLEDAPGRE, encoded by the coding sequence GTGAGCGACCCTTCCAATGCCATCCTGACCAAGATCCTGGCGACGCTTGGGCCTGCGACGAACACCGAGGAGACGGTGCGTCGGCTGATCGAGGAGGGCGTGCGGGCCTTCCGCATCAATTTCTCACACGGCGATTTCGACGGCTTCGATCAGCTGCTGAGCGTGATCCGTCTGACTTCCGACAAGCTCGGGATCCCGGTTGGGGTCCTGGGCGACCTCTGCGGCCCCAAGATCCGGCTGGGGAAGCTGGACGGAGGCGGTTTTGACGTCGAGACCGGCGACCGTGTGGAGTTCACGACCGAGAGCATCATCGGGCACCGCGATTCGGAGACGGACGTTGCGGTCTTGGGCACGAATTACCCGCCTTTCGTGCAGGAGGTTGATGCCGGCCAGCGCGTCCTGATCGACGACGGCGCGGTGCGTCTGCTGGCGATCGACCGGATTGACGGGGAGGATGGCCCGCGGCTGATGTGCCGGGTGACCGAGGGGGGGAGAATCTCGAACAACAAGGGTGTGAACCTGCCTGATTCGAGTGTTTCGGCGCCGTCGGTGACGGATTACGACCGCCGGTGCCTTGACTGGGCGATCCGCCGCGAGCTGGACTATCTGGCGTTGAGTTTTGTGCGTCAGGCGTCGGACGTGGAGGACCTGATCGCGTTGATGATGGATCGCGGGCGCGACAACGTGAAGCGCTTCAGCACGACGCGTCTGCCGGTGATCGCGAAGATCGAGACGCCTCAGGCGATCCGTGACCTGGACCGGATTGTGGAGGTCTCGGACGGGATCATGGTGGCGCGAGGCGACCTGGGCGTGGAGATGGACCTGCCCCGGGTGCCTGTGATCCAGAAGCGGATCATCGAGACGTGTCACCGGCTGGGCAAGCCGGTGATCGTGGCGACCCAGATGCTCCAGAGCATGATCGAGCACGCGACGCCGACGCGAGCGGAGGTGTCTGATGTGGCCAACGCGATCTGCGACGGCGCGGACGCGGTGATGCTCTCGGGCGAGACGGCGATCGGTCGTTTCCCGGTGCAGGCGGTTTACATCATGAAGCACACGGCGTCGATCACCGAGCGTTTTGTCGCTGAGCTGCCGGAGGCCTACGGCCTGCGTGACACGAACCTGCGCGGGTCGAAGTACCGCACGGCGTCGCTGGCGCGCGCGGTCAAGGTGATCGTGGAAGACATCAATCCGCGGTGCGTGGTGATGTGGTCGGAGCTGGGCGGGGGCGCGCGATACCTGGCGCACAGCCGGCTCCCCGTGCCGATCATCGCGATCAGCTCGAATCTCCAGGCGTTGCGTCAGATGACGCTGCTGCACGGCGTGCTGCCGATGCACATGGACCGTCCCGAGGGAACGAGTGAGTTTGTGGATGCTGTCGACAAGCTCTTTATGGCGCGTGGCTGGGGCCAGCAGGGCGACCCGATCGTCTTCGTAAAAGGCCAGCCCATCGGCGTTCCAGGTGTCACCAACCAGCTGCAGGTTCACTATCTCGGTGACGCGTGCAGGCTGGAGGACGCGCCCGGTCGCGAGTAA
- the dacB gene encoding D-alanyl-D-alanine carboxypeptidase/D-alanyl-D-alanine endopeptidase — protein MHPLRSTLAGLTAAIAMAAGLSDSAAGQDKTVTLDHVKERVATIENMPQMGRGTVAICVVDIGTREVLVARNAHRIYAPASVLKVVTTAAALAKLGPDYRYTTTLQTAGKLEEGVLKGALVLEGSGDPTMGSWRFASEGFPPMTAWAQAAAKAVTDAGIRRIEGDLYIDASIFGDQIIPNDWAWDDIGNYYGAGAAGVNLHENLYHVDFQIPERQGDLTRIADIRPKQAGIRFHNRVTAGPPRSGDQAYIYAAPYTDVAVIRGTLPADAGKYTIKGGIMDPPLFTARTLADALKSAGVEVTGKATATFQTPRKPEGERTTVWTHQSPKLGDITYWLNKHSVNLYAEAFAKTLAVETDRPGTTEQGTRAVLDILGDLGVDTTGMILADGSGLSRRNAVSPRQVVDVLEKMALHPTYDVYLNSFPLAGVDDDPGGLSRVGVNTPAADNLRAKSGFISHARSYAGYVVDQSGRQLAFCMIANEFPSAGGGAIRNAFRELMVDLAHLKAE, from the coding sequence GTGCACCCCCTGCGATCTACCCTCGCCGGGCTGACGGCTGCCATCGCCATGGCCGCCGGGCTGTCTGACTCGGCGGCGGGGCAGGACAAAACAGTCACGCTCGACCACGTCAAGGAGCGTGTCGCCACGATCGAGAACATGCCCCAGATGGGGCGTGGGACCGTCGCGATCTGTGTCGTCGATATCGGCACACGCGAGGTCCTCGTGGCCCGCAACGCCCACCGCATCTATGCGCCCGCCTCCGTCCTCAAGGTCGTCACGACCGCGGCCGCCCTGGCCAAACTCGGACCCGACTACCGCTACACCACAACCCTCCAGACCGCGGGCAAGCTCGAAGAAGGCGTCCTCAAGGGGGCGCTTGTGCTCGAAGGCTCGGGCGACCCGACCATGGGTTCCTGGCGCTTCGCCTCCGAGGGGTTCCCCCCGATGACGGCGTGGGCACAAGCCGCCGCCAAGGCCGTGACCGATGCCGGCATCCGAAGGATCGAGGGCGACCTCTACATCGACGCGTCCATCTTCGGCGATCAGATCATCCCCAACGACTGGGCCTGGGATGACATCGGCAACTACTACGGGGCCGGCGCCGCGGGCGTCAACCTCCACGAGAACCTCTACCACGTCGACTTCCAGATCCCCGAGCGGCAAGGCGACCTCACCCGCATCGCCGACATCCGCCCCAAGCAGGCCGGCATCCGCTTCCACAACCGGGTCACGGCAGGCCCGCCACGCTCAGGCGATCAGGCCTACATCTACGCGGCGCCTTACACCGACGTCGCCGTCATCCGCGGCACCCTCCCCGCCGACGCGGGCAAGTACACCATCAAGGGCGGCATCATGGACCCGCCGCTCTTCACCGCCCGGACGCTGGCCGACGCGCTCAAGAGCGCGGGCGTCGAGGTCACCGGCAAAGCCACCGCCACCTTCCAGACGCCCCGCAAGCCCGAGGGCGAACGAACCACCGTCTGGACCCATCAATCGCCCAAGCTCGGCGACATCACCTACTGGCTCAACAAGCACAGCGTCAACCTCTACGCCGAAGCCTTCGCCAAAACCCTGGCCGTCGAGACCGACCGCCCCGGGACCACCGAGCAGGGCACCCGCGCCGTCCTCGATATCCTTGGTGACCTCGGCGTCGACACCACCGGCATGATCCTCGCCGACGGCAGCGGCCTCTCCCGACGCAACGCGGTCAGCCCGCGCCAGGTCGTTGACGTGCTCGAAAAAATGGCCCTCCACCCCACCTACGACGTCTACCTCAACTCCTTCCCGCTGGCCGGTGTCGATGACGATCCCGGCGGCCTCAGCCGTGTCGGCGTCAACACCCCCGCCGCCGACAACCTCCGCGCCAAGAGCGGCTTCATCAGCCACGCACGCTCCTACGCGGGCTACGTGGTCGATCAGTCCGGCCGCCAACTCGCCTTCTGCATGATCGCCAATGAGTTCCCCAGCGCCGGCGGTGGAGCGATACGCAACGCCTTCCGCGAACTCATGGTCGACCTCGCCCACCTCAAGGCCGAGTGA
- a CDS encoding 5-(carboxyamino)imidazole ribonucleotide synthase — MTKAILPDQTLGILGGGQLGRMTAMAAKRMGYRVHVYDPAENPSAAQVVDEHACAEWDDQDALEAFAASCDRVTLEWENIPLETARWVDATTRLLPGPEILAVAQDRSREKTFLAEAGCPLPDFRVLETIDDVDELSGWWTEQRVIKTSASGYDGKGQIVVTSHDEARAAFEELGSVCCVAEAWVAYEREVSVLIARGEDSATRTYGPIWNEHANHILDVSVHPSGLPESTCELARALAHTIAERLNLVGILCVEMFVLADGGLNVNELAPRPHNSGHLTIEACVTSQFEQHVRAVCGLPLGEVGWLAPAAMANLLGELWEGGEPDWSLVLAAAGVGLHLYGKCEPRTGRKMGHLTALGDDPLAAADKVREARRQLGAP; from the coding sequence ATGACCAAGGCGATTCTCCCCGATCAGACGCTGGGCATACTCGGTGGCGGTCAGCTTGGCCGGATGACGGCGATGGCGGCGAAGCGGATGGGTTATCGCGTGCATGTTTATGACCCGGCGGAGAACCCGTCGGCGGCGCAGGTGGTGGATGAGCACGCGTGTGCCGAGTGGGATGATCAGGACGCGTTGGAGGCGTTTGCGGCCAGCTGCGACCGCGTGACGCTGGAGTGGGAGAACATCCCGCTGGAGACGGCGCGGTGGGTGGACGCAACGACGCGTCTGCTGCCCGGCCCCGAGATACTGGCTGTGGCTCAGGACCGTTCGCGGGAAAAGACGTTTCTCGCCGAGGCGGGCTGCCCGCTGCCTGATTTCCGTGTTCTTGAGACGATCGATGACGTGGACGAGCTCTCGGGCTGGTGGACCGAGCAGCGCGTGATCAAGACCTCGGCGTCGGGCTACGACGGCAAGGGACAGATCGTGGTGACGTCTCACGACGAGGCGCGTGCGGCGTTCGAGGAACTGGGGTCGGTGTGCTGCGTGGCGGAGGCGTGGGTGGCTTACGAGCGTGAGGTCTCGGTGCTGATCGCGCGGGGCGAGGACAGCGCGACCCGGACGTACGGGCCGATCTGGAACGAACACGCCAACCACATCCTGGACGTGAGTGTTCATCCGAGCGGGCTGCCCGAGTCGACCTGCGAACTGGCCCGAGCGCTGGCGCACACGATCGCTGAGCGTCTGAATCTCGTGGGGATTCTCTGCGTCGAGATGTTCGTGCTGGCCGATGGCGGCCTGAACGTGAACGAGTTGGCGCCGCGTCCGCACAATTCGGGGCACCTCACGATCGAGGCGTGTGTGACGAGTCAGTTTGAGCAGCACGTGCGGGCGGTCTGCGGCCTGCCGCTGGGCGAGGTGGGCTGGCTGGCACCGGCGGCGATGGCCAATCTGCTCGGCGAGTTGTGGGAGGGGGGCGAGCCGGACTGGTCGCTCGTTCTGGCTGCGGCCGGCGTTGGCTTGCACCTCTACGGCAAGTGTGAACCGCGTACAGGGCGCAAGATGGGCCACCTGACGGCCTTGGGTGACGACCCGCTGGCAGCGGCCGACAAGGTCCGGGAAGCTCGACGGCAGCTCGGTGCGCCGTAA
- a CDS encoding GNAT family N-acetyltransferase, producing MPHVLQNLVLREADLTDPDEGAQLVRLIDAYAREPIGQGRPLEPEIRARLVNDLRDHPAARADLALLDGAPVGYAITMLSYSTFKAAPVLNLHDIAVLAEHRGLGIGKALLDYLDGVARSLGCCKMTLEVRTDNPAQRLYERAGFGPGDVDEYFRTRWCND from the coding sequence ATGCCTCACGTCCTCCAGAATCTCGTCCTCCGGGAAGCCGATCTGACCGACCCCGACGAGGGCGCACAACTCGTCCGCCTCATCGACGCCTACGCCCGCGAGCCCATCGGCCAGGGCAGACCCCTCGAACCCGAGATCCGCGCCCGACTCGTCAACGACCTGCGCGACCACCCCGCCGCCCGCGCCGACCTCGCCCTGCTCGACGGCGCACCCGTCGGCTACGCCATCACGATGCTCAGCTACTCCACCTTCAAGGCAGCGCCCGTCCTCAATCTCCACGACATCGCCGTGCTCGCCGAACACCGCGGCCTGGGCATCGGCAAGGCCCTGCTCGATTACCTCGATGGCGTCGCACGCTCACTCGGCTGCTGCAAGATGACCCTTGAAGTCCGCACCGACAACCCCGCCCAGCGACTCTACGAACGCGCCGGATTCGGCCCCGGTGACGTGGACGAATACTTCCGCACACGCTGGTGCAACGACTGA
- a CDS encoding efflux RND transporter periplasmic adaptor subunit: protein MGKPTLLTLRHVPTVTRIVVSILVLAAGFGVMSLLIATRVEAMRVDPERQAAVVPVFEAQRVVVQRPWQGYGRAEAIRRSRVPARINSVVTGIPDGLDAGVAVAEGQVLAELDEADFEQQAAADRQEVARLHAELERLDIEESRLSERIELLKKDLAIAQRQENRLRDMYEKRAANLADVERSERESLVLRRELVSANEALDGLPARRASTQASIEAARARSALATLSVERSRVTSPLAGVLSVYDLKIGENVTVGQTLAEVVDLTTIEVPVRLAAAARGTFSPGDAVRLVATSDSSRRWVGRVDRISPSDDPESRTMTAFVVVDQPEAAPNDPQTLPPGLFLSVQMDSHPSDPVLIVPRRAVRAGRLFVVEGDHLESRAVEIAYTVNGSPMDLPVEEWVVIREGAALEEADLVVAEATTLLRDGLRVEAHHLGSSGASP from the coding sequence ATGGGTAAACCAACTTTACTGACGCTGCGTCACGTCCCGACGGTCACGCGCATCGTGGTCTCGATTCTTGTGCTGGCGGCGGGCTTTGGCGTGATGTCATTGCTGATCGCGACGCGTGTCGAGGCGATGCGTGTGGATCCCGAGCGGCAGGCGGCGGTGGTTCCGGTGTTCGAGGCGCAGCGTGTGGTGGTTCAGCGGCCCTGGCAGGGGTACGGCCGTGCGGAGGCGATCCGTCGCTCGCGGGTTCCGGCGCGGATCAACAGCGTGGTGACCGGGATCCCTGATGGGCTGGACGCGGGCGTCGCGGTCGCGGAGGGGCAGGTGCTCGCCGAGCTTGACGAGGCTGATTTTGAGCAGCAGGCCGCGGCGGACAGGCAGGAGGTCGCGCGGCTGCACGCGGAGCTGGAGCGGCTGGACATCGAGGAAAGCCGCCTGAGCGAGCGGATCGAGCTGCTGAAGAAGGATCTCGCGATCGCGCAGCGTCAGGAGAACCGGCTGCGGGACATGTACGAGAAACGTGCTGCGAACCTTGCCGATGTCGAGCGTTCCGAGCGTGAGTCACTGGTGCTGCGTCGCGAGCTGGTTTCCGCGAATGAGGCGCTGGACGGACTGCCGGCGCGCAGGGCATCGACGCAGGCGAGCATCGAGGCGGCGCGGGCGCGGTCTGCGTTGGCGACGCTGAGTGTGGAGCGTTCGCGGGTGACGAGTCCGCTGGCGGGCGTGTTGTCGGTCTATGACCTGAAGATCGGTGAGAACGTGACCGTCGGCCAGACACTCGCCGAGGTGGTGGACCTGACGACGATCGAGGTCCCGGTGCGGCTTGCTGCTGCGGCGCGTGGCACGTTTTCGCCCGGCGACGCGGTCCGGCTGGTCGCGACCTCCGACAGCAGTCGTCGCTGGGTCGGTCGTGTTGATCGCATCAGCCCGTCGGACGACCCTGAGTCGCGGACGATGACGGCGTTTGTGGTGGTGGATCAGCCCGAGGCCGCTCCGAATGACCCGCAGACGCTGCCGCCCGGGCTGTTTCTGTCGGTTCAGATGGACAGTCACCCGAGCGACCCGGTGCTGATCGTTCCGCGTCGTGCGGTGCGTGCGGGGCGTCTGTTTGTGGTGGAGGGCGACCATCTCGAGAGCAGGGCGGTCGAGATCGCCTACACCGTCAACGGCAGCCCGATGGACCTGCCGGTTGAGGAGTGGGTGGTGATCCGGGAGGGGGCGGCGCTCGAGGAAGCGGATCTGGTTGTCGCGGAGGCCACCACGCTGCTGCGTGACGGTCTTCGTGTCGAGGCGCATCACCTGGGCTCTTCCGGAGCATCGCCTTGA
- the purE gene encoding 5-(carboxyamino)imidazole ribonucleotide mutase produces MSTTQPLVGVIMGSQSDWPTMSEAAGILERFGIPHECRVVSAHRTPADMAEYAGAASGRGLRVIIAGAGGAAHLPGMVASQTTLPVLGVPVQSKALSGMDSLLSIVQMPGGVPVGTLSIGTSGAKNAGLLAARILALHDAELSAALMGFMEEQAEASRSQKLG; encoded by the coding sequence ATGAGCACCACGCAACCCCTCGTCGGCGTGATCATGGGCAGCCAGTCCGACTGGCCCACGATGTCCGAAGCGGCGGGCATTTTGGAGCGTTTCGGGATCCCGCACGAGTGTCGGGTGGTCTCGGCACACCGCACGCCCGCGGACATGGCCGAGTACGCCGGCGCTGCTTCGGGCCGGGGCCTGCGGGTGATCATCGCGGGTGCCGGGGGCGCGGCGCATCTGCCGGGCATGGTCGCTTCGCAGACGACGCTGCCGGTGCTGGGCGTGCCGGTGCAGAGCAAGGCGCTCTCGGGCATGGATTCGCTGCTGTCGATCGTTCAGATGCCGGGCGGCGTGCCGGTGGGGACGCTCTCGATCGGGACGTCGGGTGCGAAGAACGCGGGGTTGCTCGCGGCTCGGATTCTTGCGTTGCACGACGCTGAGCTGAGCGCCGCTCTGATGGGTTTTATGGAGGAGCAGGCGGAGGCGAGTCGGAGTCAGAAGCTCGGATGA